A single Lolium perenne isolate Kyuss_39 chromosome 6, Kyuss_2.0, whole genome shotgun sequence DNA region contains:
- the LOC139832288 gene encoding uncharacterized protein, whose translation MVLNVGNLLEENFIHLPPKPSSLLSDSQFLKHYRKHYQKPPLLRFFTGITGTKHINFVPLFYTKPDRIPVERFAVPNSTNPLQRWRFLGCRHGLVILLNQCQREAVMWDPFTGQKNSVPFPP comes from the coding sequence ATGGTCCTCAACGTCGGCAATCTCCTGGAGGAGAACTTTATCCACCTCCCTCCAAAGCCATCCTCGCTCCTTTCCGACTCCCAGTTCCTCAAGCACTATCGCAAACACTACCAGAAACCTCCTCTGTTGAGATTCTTCACGGGGATCACTGGCACCAAACACATCAACTTTGTTCCTCTTTTTTACACGAAGCCTGACCGCATCCCCGTTGAGCGGTTTGCCGTGCCCAATAGCACCAACCCCTTACAACGTTGGCGCTTCCTTGGCTGCCGTCATGGCCTCGTAATCCTGCTCAATCAGTGCCAGCGTGAGGCCGTCATGTGGGATCCTTTCACTGGCCAAAAAAACAGTGTGCCTTTTCCGCCCTAG
- the LOC127310783 gene encoding uncharacterized protein, with amino-acid sequence MLRLRSSILTQALYSSSATLPKNSSLHYRHLFATVAAPLNSPSPSIGVVDYKYLVDTCGLTSRSASWASTKLYHLKSTSNPDAVRAFLADLGLPGAHVATLIAKDPEFLCAKVDKTLSPKVAEIAALGLSRPDIARLLVLVPRQFRSKTIVSKLQHYLPLFGSYENLLWALRTNAYILSPDLDKAVKPNTEFLRECGLRDAEIGKLCVRVQWMLTSNPERVRTMVAIAEGTLGVPRGSGMFAQALQAIGFRTKGNLTAKVDYLKNTFRWSDAEVAIAICRDSMLLSMPKDLLQRRANFLISEVGVEPAYIASDFNFMLYCAEAQVRARHYVVKFLKENGLLDPEWSHNTIVTMFEKVFVEEFICPHKEAAPHLAEDYAAARSGKVPDRFKNFP; translated from the coding sequence ATGCTCCGCCTCCGCAGCTCCATCCTCACCCAGGCCCTCTACTCTTCCTCCGCCACCCTCCCCAAGAACTCCTCCCTACATTATCGCCACCTCTTCGCCACCGTCGCGGCGCCCCTCAACTCCCCAAGCCCTAGCATCGGCGTCGTGGACTACAAGTACCTCGTCGACACCTGCGGCCTCACCTCGAGAAGCGCCTCCTGGGCCTCCACGAAGCTCTACCACCTCAAGTCCACCTCCAACCCCGACGCCGTACGCGCCTTCCTCGCCGACCTCGGCCTCCCCGGCGCCCACGTCGCCACCCTCATCGCCAAGGACCCCGAGTTCCTCTGCGCCAAGGTCGACAAAACCCTGTCCCCCAAAGTCGCGGAGATCGCCGCTCTCGGCCTCTCGCGTCCCGACATCGCGCGCCTCCTCGTGCTCGTCCCCAGGCAATTTCGAAGTAAGACCATCGTCTCCAAGCTGCAGCACTACCTGCCCCTCTTCGGCTCCTACGAGAACCTCCTCTGGGCTCTGAGGACCAACGCCTACATTCTCTCGCCCGACCTCGACAAGGCTGTCAAGCCCAACACCGAGTTCCTGCGTGAGTGCGGGCTGCGCGACGCTGAGATTGGCAAGCTGTGCGTTCGCGTGCAGTGGATGCTGACCTCCAACCCGGAGCGTGTCCGGACGATGGTGGCAATCGCCGAAGGTACTCTAGGTGTGCCCCGTGGCTCTGGGATGTTCGCGCAAGCGCTCCAGGCtatcggattccgcaccaaggggaACCTCACCGCCAAAGTTGACTACTTGAAGAACACGTTCAGGTGGTCGGATGCTGAGGTGGCCATTGCTATATGTAGGGATTCAATGTTGCTGTCGATGCCAAAGGATTTGCTGCAGCGCCGAGCCAATTTCCTCATCTCTGAGGTGGGGGTGGAACCGGCATACATTGCTTCTGATTTTAATTTTATGCTTTACTGCGCGGAAGCCCAGGTCAGAGCCAGGCACTATGTTGTGAAGTTTCTAAAGGAAAATGGATTGCTCGATCCAGAGTGGAGCCACAATACGATTGTCACGATGTTTGAGAAGGTATTCGTGGAGGAGTTCATATGCCCTCACAAGGAAGCGGCGCCACACCTCGCCGAAGACTATGCTGCCGCTCGCAGCGGGAAAGTGCCTGATAGATTTAAGAACTTTCCATGA
- the LOC127310782 gene encoding uncharacterized protein, whose protein sequence is MLRLRSSILTQTFSSSSAAFPNNCSLHRHLFATAVPLNSPSPSIGDVDYDYLVDTCDLTSRNASWAYTKLYHLKSTSNPDAVRAFLAGLGLSHVGVATLIAKDPEFLCAKVDKTLSPKVAAIVGLGLSRPDIARLLPLVPRQFRSKTIVSKLQHYLPLFGSSDNLLRALRTNAYLLSPDLDKAVKPNTEFLHECGLRDAEIGELCVRVQWMLTSNPERVRAMVAIAEGTLGVPRGSGMFAQALQAIGFRTKENLTAKVEYLKNTFRWSDAGSCQIRCKSSFGQKNQSPCFY, encoded by the coding sequence ATGCTCCGCCTCCGCAGCTCCATCCTCACCCAGAccttctcctcttcctccgccgccttccccaACAACTGCTCTCTACATCGCCACCTCTTCGCCACCGCCGTGCCCCTCAACTCTCCAAGCCCTAGCATCGGCGACGTGGACTACGACTACCTCGTCGACACCTGCGACCTCACCTCGAGAAACGCCTCCTGGGCCTACACGAAGCTCTACCACCTCAAGTCCACCTCCAACCCCGACGCCGTGCGCGCCTTCCTCGCCGGCCTCGGCCTCTCCCACGTCGGCGTCGCCACCCTCATCGCCAAGGACCCCGAGTTCCTCTGCGCCAAAGTCGACAAAACCCTGTCCCCCAAAGTCGCGGCGATTGTCGGCCTCGGCCTGTCGCGTCCCGACATCGCGCGCCTCCTCCCGCTCGTCCCCAGGCAATTTCGAAGCAAAACCATCGTCTCCAAGCTGCAGCACTACCTGCCACTCTTTGGCTCCTCCGATAACCTCCTCCGGGCTCTGCGGACCAACGCCTACCTTCTCTCGCCGGACCTCGACAAGGCTGTCAAGCCCAACACCGAGTTCCTGCATGAGTGCGGGCTGCGCGACGCTGAGATTGGCGAGCTGTGCGTTCGCGTGCAGTGGATGCTGACCTCCAACCCGGAGCGTGTCCGGGCGATGGTGGCAATCGCCGAAGGTACTCTAGGTGTGCCCCGTGGCTCTGGGATGTTCGCGCAAGCGCTCCAGGCtatcggattccgcaccaaggagaACCTCACCGCCAAAGTGGAGTACCTGAAGAACACATTCAGGTGGTCAGAtgccggttcgtgccaaatccggtgcaaaagctctTTTGGGCAAAAAAACCAAAgtccttgtttctactag